A stretch of Arachis hypogaea cultivar Tifrunner chromosome 15, arahy.Tifrunner.gnm2.J5K5, whole genome shotgun sequence DNA encodes these proteins:
- the LOC112748733 gene encoding uridylate kinase PUMPKIN, chloroplastic-like, which produces MKSKALLNFRWRRVILKISGATLTGSDTYNIDPKVAMLISREVAIASHLGVEVAIIGGGRNFFCGDAWVAATGLERCTAYQVGELVSRGVTPMDMTALTFCEKNAIPVNCYSLHITLIYGMEGVIVTEPGNISKALCGEQVGTLVDQTGAIS; this is translated from the exons ATGAAGTCCAAAGCGTTGTTGAACTTTAGATGGCGAAGGGTAATCCTGAAAATTAGTGGTGCTACCCTTACTGGCTCTGATACCTACAATATTGACCCAAAA GTAGCTATGTTAATCTCAAGAGAAGTTGCAATAGCCTCCCACCTTGGTGTTGAG GTCGCCATTATTGGTGGAGGTCGGAATTTCTTCTGTGGGGATGCATGGGTAGCTGCAACAGGATTAGAAAGATGTACTGCATACCAAGTTGG GGAGCTGGTATCAAGAGGAGTCACTCCTATGGACATGACAGCACTGACATTCTGTGAGAAAAATGCTATTCCTG TTAACTGTTACTCTCTCCATATAACATTGATTTATGGAATGGAGGGAGTAATAGTTACTGAA CCTGGGAACATATCAAAGGCTTTGTGTGGAGAACAAGTTGGAACACTAGTTGACCAAACTGGAGCAATAAGCTAA
- the LOC112748735 gene encoding uncharacterized protein, which yields MHRTGRESEDTDQLRVFSVIPVRKFSMKLDWNFKVYIVRIWEVPSKYNKKEIGSIEMILQDCKGGRIYATIPRALAEKWSGNIIEFEMYTMTNFIVFDNKTISKNGVSRMEDPRDLITSRGLMTKRMVVILEDLENNKMSCTLFGQLVDHILPHLDDGRVETLIVVLQYFKATRWNGKTSVQSNFDISKVHINPTLKEIDSFRCRLLSGGPSSSTRISQVSSPAAWSANDEFNRGSVSVKTIKDALNSVEEGKNDWFYKACRRCPKKVETPIGDRYECGKCGHTHGAAAIRYKVEVMVYDGSGSINLLLWDRETTQLCGKQVDKIVLEDAVGDDDYPPSLNNMMDKKVLFKINVKSSNIKQYDPVYTVMKICDDEDIILKNLPTIMPSNQSAHVHEADCSNSIDVSSNDVAIISDNDPELTLDSMEECISSLKFKTSAKRAVGGSKPGLINVNNLEDEGHLSTNKFNRKGAKKLRSQLNDGNN from the exons ATGCACCGCACCGGGAGGGAAAGTGAAGACACGGATCAGTTGCGGGTTTTCAGCGTGATTCCCGTCAGGAAGTTCTCAAT GAAACTAGATTGGAATTTCAAAGTTTATATTGTTAGGATATGGGAAGTTCCAAGTAAATATAATAAGAAGGAGATTGGTTCAATTGAAATGATTCTTCAAGATTGTAAG GGTGGTAGGATCTATGCCACTATTCCGAGGGCGCTAGCCGAGAAATGGAGTGGTAACATCATAGAGTTTGAGATGTACACAATGACAAACTTCATAGTATTTGACAATAAGACCATCTCGAAGAATGGTGTTAGTAGGATG GAAGACCCGCGAGACTTGATCACTAGCAGGGGTTTAATGACTAAGCGTATGGTCGTTATTTTGGAAGATCTTGA GAATAACAAAATGAGTTGCACATTGTTTGGTCAGTTGGTGGACCACATTCTTCCACATCTTGATGATGGGAGAGTTGAGACACTTATTGTGGTCCTTCAATATTTCAAAGCAACAAGGTGGAATGGTAAAACTTCAGTTCAGAGCAATTTTGATATCTCCAAAGTTCACATAAACCCAACACTAAAAGAAATTGATAGTTTTAGATGCAG ATTACTCAGTGGCGGTCCATCGAGCTCAACTAGGATTAGCCAGGTGTCCTCTCCGGCTGCGTGGTCTGCAAATGATGAATTTAACCGTGGATCTGTCAGTGTAAAGACTATCAAGGATGCACTAAACTCTGTTGAG GAAG GAAAAAACGATTGGTTTTATAAAGCATGTAGGAGGTGTCCCAAGAAGGTTGAAACCCCCATTGGTGATCGATATGAATGTGGGAAGTGTGGCCACACACATGGAGCAGCCGCAATAAG GTACAAGGTTGAAGTAATGGTTTATGATGGATCAGGTAGCATCAACCTGCTTTTGTGGGATAGGGAGACAACTCAATTATGTGGGAAGCAGGTAGACAAAATCGTTCTCGAGGAT GCAGTTGGAGATGATGATTATCCACCATCTCTTAATAACATGATGGATAAGAAGGTGCTTTTCAAGATTAATGTTAAATCTTCCAATATAAAGCAATATGATCCAGTTTACACCGTGATGAAAATTTGTGATGATGAGGATATTATCCTCAAGAACCTCCCAACAATTATGCCCTCTAATCAATCTGCTCATGTCCAT GAGGCCGACTGCAGCAACTCAATTGACGTGTCAAGTAATGATGTGGCTATCATCAGTGATAATGATcctgaacttactttg GATTCTATGGAAGAATGTATTTCAAGCCTCAAGTTCAAAACATCAGCTAAGAGAGCTGTCGGCGGTTCAAAACCTGGATTAATCAATGTTAACAACTTAGAGGATGAAGGGCACCTGTCCACTAATAAGTTTAACCGCAAGGGTGCAAAGAAATTGAGGTCCCAGCTTAATGATGGGAATAACTAA